In Prunus dulcis chromosome 1, ALMONDv2, whole genome shotgun sequence, the following are encoded in one genomic region:
- the LOC117630845 gene encoding probable aquaporin PIP1-4: MEGKEEDVKLGANKFSERQPIGTSAQTQDEGKDYKEPPPAPLFEPGELTSWSFYRAGIAEFIATFLFLYITILTVMGVVKSPSKCSTVGIQGIAWAFGGTIFALVYRTAGISGGHINPAVTFGLFLARKLSLTRAVFYIVMQTLGAIAGAAVVKGFEKSRNFELLGGGANSVAHGYTKGSGLGAEIVGTLVLVYTVFSATDAKRSARDSHVPILAPLPIGFAVFLVHLATIPITGTGINPARSLGAAIIYNKKHAWDDHWIFWVGPFIGAALAALYHVVVIRAIPFKSKS, encoded by the coding sequence ATGGAGGGCAAGGAAGAGGATGTCAAGTTGGGAGCCAACAAGTTTTCGGAGAGGCAGCCGATTGGGACGTCGGCTCAGACCCAAGATGAAGGCAAGGACTACAAGGAGCCGCCACCAGCGCCGCTGTTCGAGCCCGGTGAGCTGACGTCATGGTCGTTTTACAGGGCTGGGATCGCCGAGTTCATCGCCACCTTCCTTTTCCTGTACATCACCATTTTGACGGTGATGGGCGTCGTCAAGTCTCCGTCAAAGTGCTCGACGGTCGGGATTCAAGGGATCGCTTGGGCTTTCGGCGGTACCATCTTCGCCCTAGTCTACAGGACAGCCGGCATCTCAGGGGGTCACATAAACCCGGCGGTGACGTTTGGACTGTTTTTGGCCCGGAAGCTGTCGCTGACAAGGGCGGTTTTCTACATCGTCATGCAGACGCTTGGGGCGATCGCCGGTGCGGCGGTGGTGAAGGGCTTCGAGAAGAGCCGCAACTTCGAGTTGCTTGGTGGCGGGGCCAACTCTGTAGCCCATGGCTACACCAAGGGATCAGGGCTTGGTGCTGAGATCGTTGGCACCCTTGTTCTTGTCTACACAGTTTTCTCGGCCACTGATGCCAAGCGCAGCGCCAGAGACTCCCATGTTCCGATTTTGGCACCTTTGCCTATTGGGTTCGCTGTGTTCTTGGTGCACTTGGCTACCATCCCCATCACTGGAACTGGTATCAACCCAGCTAGGAGTCTTGGTGCTGCCATCATCTACAACAAGAAGCATGCATGGGATGACCATTGGATTTTCTGGGTTGGACCGTTCATTGGGGCAGCACTTGCAGCTTTGTACCACGTGGTTGTGATCAGAGCCATCCCCTTCAAGTCCAAGTCTTAA
- the LOC117638532 gene encoding 7-deoxyloganetin glucosyltransferase-like isoform X1, translated as MGSMSSNCLIEKPHAVCIPYPAQGHINPMLKLAKLLHYKGFHITYVNTEFNHKRLLKSRGPNSLDGLPSFRFETIPDGLPPTDANATQDIPSLCDSTRKRGLPYFRDLLSKLNSSPDCPPVSCVVSDGAMGFTLDAAQEFGLPEVLFWTTSACGFLAYVHYHRLIEKGLTPLKDASYLTNGYLETEIDWIPGMRGIRLKDIPSFIRTTDPDDIMLDFWVHETERTRKASAVIFNTFHDFEHEVLDALSTLLPPIYSIGPLHLQMNQIPADSELKEIRSNLWTEEPECLEWLDSKEPNSVVYVNFGSITVMTAEQLIEFAWGLANSNQTFFWVIRPDLVGGDSAVVPPEFVEETKERSLLANWCPQEQVLSHPAVGGFLTHSGWNSTIESVCAGVPMICWPFFAEQQTNCRYSEKEWGIGMEIESDVKRNHVEGLVRKLMEGDEGKEMRKKALEWKKLATEATSPNGSSFVGLDKMVNEVLLSP; from the exons ATGGGGTC AATGAGTTCAAATTGTTTGATAGAGAAGCCACATGCAGTTTGCATACCATACCCAGCTCAAGGCCACATTAACCCAATGCTGAAACTAGCCAAACTCCTCCACTACAAAGGTTTTCATATAACCTATGTGAACACTGAGTTCAACCACAAACGCCTCCTTAAATCCAGAGGTCCCAACTCTCTCGATGGCCTTCCCTCCTTTCGATTCGAGACCATTCCCGACGGCCTGCCTCCAACTGATGCCAATGCCACCCAAGACATACCATCCTTATGTGATTCCACTAGGAAACGCGGCTTGCCTTACTTCAGAGACCTTTTGTCCAAGCTTAACTCTTCGCCCGATTGCCCTCCTGTAAGTTGCGTAGTTTCTGACGGTGCCATGGGCTTCACTCTTGATGCAGCCCAAGAATTTGGCCTTCCGGAAGTGCTTTTCTGGACAACCAGTGCTTGTGGCTTCTTGGCCTATGTACACTACCACCGCCTCATTGAAAAGGGTCTAACTCCTCTCAAAG ATGCCAGTTATTTGACAAACGGCTATTTGGAGACTGAGATAGATTGGATACCAGGCATGAGAGGCATCCGACTAAAGGACATCCCCAGCTTCATTAGAACCACAGACCCAGATGATATCATGCTGGATTTTTGGGTGCATGAAACAGAGCGAACTCGAAAAGCTTCTGCTGTCATCTTTAACACCTTCCATGACTTTGAACACGAAGTTTTAGATGCACTTTCGACTTTGCTACCACCTATTTACTCCATTGGACCCCTACATCTACAGATGAATCAGATCCCGGCAGATAGCGAGTTGAAGGAGATAAGATCAAACCTATGGACAGAAGAACCAGAGTGTCTAGAATGGCTTGACTCTAAAGAACCTAACTCTGTGGTTTATGTCAACTTTGGAAGCATCACAGTGATGACAGCAGAGCAGCTAATTGAGTTTGCTTGGGGACTTGCAAATAGCAACCAGACCTTCTTTTGGGTGATTAGGCCTGACCTTGTTGGTGGGGATTCAGCTGTGGTTCCACCAGAGTTTGTGGAAGAGACCAAAGAAAGGAGCCTGTTGGCAAATTGGTGCCCTCAAGAACAAGTCCTGAGCCATCCGGCTGTAGGAGGGTTCTTGACTCACAGTGGTTGGAACTCTACTATTGAAAGTGTGTGTGCTGGAGTGCCCATGATCTGCTGGCCCTTCTTCGCAGAGCAACAGACCAATTGTAGGTACAGTGAGAAAGAGTGGGGCATTGGCATGGAGATAGAGAGTGATGTTAAAAGAAACCACGTAGAGGGGCTTGTGAGAAAATTAATGGAGGGAGACGAGGGCAAAGAGATGAGGAAGAAAGCCCTGGAATGGAAAAAGTTGGCAACGGAGGCCACCAGTCCTAATGGCTCATCTTTTGTGGGTTTGGACAAAATGGTTAACGAGGTGCTTCTATCTCCATGA
- the LOC117638532 gene encoding 7-deoxyloganetin glucosyltransferase-like isoform X2 → MDSLTKPHAVCIPYPAQGHINPMLKLAKLLHYKGFHITYVNTEFNHKRLLKSRGPNSLDGLPSFRFETIPDGLPPTDANATQDIPSLCDSTRKRGLPYFRDLLSKLNSSPDCPPVSCVVSDGAMGFTLDAAQEFGLPEVLFWTTSACGFLAYVHYHRLIEKGLTPLKDASYLTNGYLETEIDWIPGMRGIRLKDIPSFIRTTDPDDIMLDFWVHETERTRKASAVIFNTFHDFEHEVLDALSTLLPPIYSIGPLHLQMNQIPADSELKEIRSNLWTEEPECLEWLDSKEPNSVVYVNFGSITVMTAEQLIEFAWGLANSNQTFFWVIRPDLVGGDSAVVPPEFVEETKERSLLANWCPQEQVLSHPAVGGFLTHSGWNSTIESVCAGVPMICWPFFAEQQTNCRYSEKEWGIGMEIESDVKRNHVEGLVRKLMEGDEGKEMRKKALEWKKLATEATSPNGSSFVGLDKMVNEVLLSP, encoded by the exons aTGGACAGTTTGACA AAGCCACATGCAGTTTGCATACCATACCCAGCTCAAGGCCACATTAACCCAATGCTGAAACTAGCCAAACTCCTCCACTACAAAGGTTTTCATATAACCTATGTGAACACTGAGTTCAACCACAAACGCCTCCTTAAATCCAGAGGTCCCAACTCTCTCGATGGCCTTCCCTCCTTTCGATTCGAGACCATTCCCGACGGCCTGCCTCCAACTGATGCCAATGCCACCCAAGACATACCATCCTTATGTGATTCCACTAGGAAACGCGGCTTGCCTTACTTCAGAGACCTTTTGTCCAAGCTTAACTCTTCGCCCGATTGCCCTCCTGTAAGTTGCGTAGTTTCTGACGGTGCCATGGGCTTCACTCTTGATGCAGCCCAAGAATTTGGCCTTCCGGAAGTGCTTTTCTGGACAACCAGTGCTTGTGGCTTCTTGGCCTATGTACACTACCACCGCCTCATTGAAAAGGGTCTAACTCCTCTCAAAG ATGCCAGTTATTTGACAAACGGCTATTTGGAGACTGAGATAGATTGGATACCAGGCATGAGAGGCATCCGACTAAAGGACATCCCCAGCTTCATTAGAACCACAGACCCAGATGATATCATGCTGGATTTTTGGGTGCATGAAACAGAGCGAACTCGAAAAGCTTCTGCTGTCATCTTTAACACCTTCCATGACTTTGAACACGAAGTTTTAGATGCACTTTCGACTTTGCTACCACCTATTTACTCCATTGGACCCCTACATCTACAGATGAATCAGATCCCGGCAGATAGCGAGTTGAAGGAGATAAGATCAAACCTATGGACAGAAGAACCAGAGTGTCTAGAATGGCTTGACTCTAAAGAACCTAACTCTGTGGTTTATGTCAACTTTGGAAGCATCACAGTGATGACAGCAGAGCAGCTAATTGAGTTTGCTTGGGGACTTGCAAATAGCAACCAGACCTTCTTTTGGGTGATTAGGCCTGACCTTGTTGGTGGGGATTCAGCTGTGGTTCCACCAGAGTTTGTGGAAGAGACCAAAGAAAGGAGCCTGTTGGCAAATTGGTGCCCTCAAGAACAAGTCCTGAGCCATCCGGCTGTAGGAGGGTTCTTGACTCACAGTGGTTGGAACTCTACTATTGAAAGTGTGTGTGCTGGAGTGCCCATGATCTGCTGGCCCTTCTTCGCAGAGCAACAGACCAATTGTAGGTACAGTGAGAAAGAGTGGGGCATTGGCATGGAGATAGAGAGTGATGTTAAAAGAAACCACGTAGAGGGGCTTGTGAGAAAATTAATGGAGGGAGACGAGGGCAAAGAGATGAGGAAGAAAGCCCTGGAATGGAAAAAGTTGGCAACGGAGGCCACCAGTCCTAATGGCTCATCTTTTGTGGGTTTGGACAAAATGGTTAACGAGGTGCTTCTATCTCCATGA
- the LOC117614221 gene encoding 7-deoxyloganetin glucosyltransferase-like: MAFFNALTSEKPHAVCMPFPAQGHIKPMLKLAKLLHFKGFHITFVNTEFIHKRLLKSQGPNSLNGLPTFRFKMIPDGLPPADANVAAQHMPSLCQSIRKHCLQPFRGLLSKLKSSPNSPPVTCLVSDGIMNFSLDAAQELGIPGVIFWTTSACAFMGYIQYGPLIQKGLVPLKDASYLTNGYLDTVIDCIPGMKSIRLKDIPSFIRTTDPNDPILDLIMVDTERAKRASAIILNTFDALEHEVLDALSTLLPPIYCIGPLYLQLDHIPADNELKSIGSNLWTEETECLQWLNSKEPNSVVYVNFGSSTVMTSEQLTEFALGLANSNKAFFWVIRPDLVGEGKSVVVAPEFVEETKERGLLASWCPQEQVLSHPAIGGFLTHSGWNSTIESVGGGVPMICWPFNADQQTNCRFCCSEWGIGLEIEGDVKRYYIEGLVRELMEGEEGKKLRKKALEWKKLAKEATTGSNGSSFLDLD, translated from the exons ATGGCTTTTTTCAATGCCCTGACCTCAGAGAAGCCACATGCAGTATGCATGCCATTCCCAGCTCAAGGCCACATAAAACCAATGCTAAAACTAGCCAAACTCCTCCACTTCAAAGGCTTCCATATAACCTTTGTCAACACTGAGTTTATCCACAAACGCCTACTTAAATCCCAAGGCCCCAACTCTCTCAATGGCCTCCCTACTTTTCGTTTCAAAATGATCCCCGATGGCCTGCCTCCAGCTGATGCTAATGTTGCTGCCCAACATATGCCGTCCCTCTGCCAATCCATTAGGAAACACTGCTTACAACCCTTCAGAGGCCTTCTTTCGAAGCTCAAATCTTCTCCGAATTCGCCTCCGGTTACTTGTCTAGTTTCTGATGGCATCATGAACTTCAGTCTCGATGCAGCCCAAGAACTCGGAATTCCGGGTGTTATTTTTTGGACAACTAGTGCTTGTGCCTTCATGGGCTACATTCAGTATGGACCTCTCATTCAAAAGGGTTTAGTTCCTCTTAAAG ATGCCAGTTACTTGACAAATGGGTATTTAGATACTGTGATAGATTGTATACCTGGAATGAAAAGTATCCGATTGAAGGACATCCCAAGCTTCATTAGAACAACAGACCCAAATGACCCGATTCTGGATTTAATTATGGTTGATACAGAACGAGCTAAAAGAGCTTCTGCCATCATTTTGAACACGTTTGATGCCTTAGAGCATGAAGTTTTAGATGCACTTTCGACTTTGCTACCACCTATTTACTGCATTGGACCTCTCTATCTACAACTTGATCATATCCCAGCAGATAACGAATTGAAGTCCATTGGATCAAACCTGTGGACAGAGGAAACAGAGTGTCTTCAATGGCTTAACTCTAAAGAACCCAATTCTGTGGTTTATGTCAATTTTGGAAGCAGCACAGTCATGACATCTGAGCAGCTAACTGAGTTTGCTTTGGGGCTTGCAAATAGCAACAAGgcctttttttgggtcattaGGCCTGATCTTGTTGGTGAGGGGAAATCAGTTGTGGTTGCACCAGAGTTTGTGGAAGAGACCAAGGAAAGGGGTCTATTGGCAAGTTGGTGCCCTCAAGAACAAGTCTTGAGCCACCCGGCTATCGGAGGGTTCTTGACACACAGCGGATGGAACTCTACTATTGAAAGTGTGGGAGGTGGGGTGCCCATGATCTGTTGGCCTTTCAATGCTGACCAACAAACCAATTGCAGGTTTTGTTGCAGTGAATGGGGCATAGGGTTGGAGATAGAGGGTGATGTTAAAAGATATTACATAGAGGGCCTTGTGAGAGAGTTGATGGAAGGAGAGGAGGGCAAAAAATTGAGGAAGAAAGCCTTGGAATGGAAGAAGTTGGCAAAGGAGGCTACTACTGGTTCTAATGGATCATCCTTTCTGGATTTGGATTAA
- the LOC117612205 gene encoding 7-deoxyloganetin glucosyltransferase-like, translating to MGSIGLTEKPHAVCIPYPAQGHITPMLQLAKLLHYKGFHITFVHTEFNHRRLLKSRGPNSLDGLPSFQFETIPDGLPPTDPNATQDITALCLSTSKNCLAPFRDLLSKVNSVPDSPPVTCIVSDGGMTFTLDAAQELGIPEVIFETLSACGLMCYLQYRPLIEKGLMPLKDPSYLTNGYLDTEIDWIPGMRGIRLRDIPSFIRTTDPNDFMLDYLLVEIARAKRASAIILNTFDALDHEVLHGLSTLLPPVYSVGPLHLQLNQIPADNKLKSIGSNLWTEEPECLEWLDSKEPNSVVYVNFGSITVMTAEQLIEFSWGLANSNQTFFWVIRPDLVGGEAAVVPPEFMQETKERGLLASWCPQEQVLSHPAIGGFLTHSGWNSTLESLCGGVPMICWPFFAEQHANCRFCCKEWGIGMEIEGDVKRNYVEELVRKLMEGEEGKEMRRKALEWKKLAKEAATGPNGLSFVGLDKLVNQVLLSPRN from the exons ATGGGTTCTATTGGTTTGACAGAGAAGCCACATGCAGTTTGCATACCATACCCAGCTCAAGGTCACATAACACCAATGCTTCAATTAGCCAAACTCCTCCACTACAAGGGCTTTCACATTACCTTTGTGCACACAGAATTCAACCACAGACGCCTTCTTAAATCCCGAGGTCCCAACTCTCTTGATGGCCTCCCATCCTTTCAGTTTGAAACCATTCCCGATGGCCTCCCTCCAACGGATCCCAATGCCACCCAAGACATAACTGCTCTATGCCTTTCCACCAGTAAAAATTGCTTAGCACCCTTCAGAGACCTTTTGTCAAAGGTCAATTCTGTGCCTGATTCCCCTCCAGTTACTTGTATAGTTTCTGATGGTGGCATGACCTTCACTCTTGATGCAGCCCAAGAATTGGGCATTCCGGAAGTTATTTTTGAGACACTAAGTGCTTGTGGCTTGATGTGCTACCTACAGTATCGCCCTCTCATTGAAAAGGGCTTAATGCCTCTTAAAG ATCCTAGCTATTTGACAAATGGGTATTTGGATACTGAGATAGATTGGATACCAGGCATGAGAGGTATCCGATTGAGGGACATCCCAAGCTTCATCAGAACCACAGACCCAAATGACTTCATGCTGGATTATCTATTGGTAGAGATAGCACGAGCTAAAAGAGCTTCTGCCATCATTTTGAACACATTTGATGCGTTAGATCATGAAGTTTTACATGGACTTTCGACTTTGCTACCACCTGTTTATTCCGTTGGACCCCTACATCTACAACTTAATCAGATCCCAGCAGATAACAAATTAAAGTCCATTGGATCAAACCTGTGGACAGAAGAACCAGAGTGTCTTGAATGGCTTGACTCTAAAGAACCTAACTCTGTGGTTTATGTCAACTTTGGAAGCATCACAGTCATGACAGCTGAGCAGCTGATTGAGTTTTCTTGGGGACTTGCAAACAGTAACCAGacctttttttgggtgatcAGGCCTGACCTTGTTGGTGGGGAAGCAGCTGTGGTTCCACCAGAGTTTATGCAAGAGACCAAAGAAAGGGGTCTATTGGCAAGTTGGTGCCCTCAAGAACAAGTTCTGAGCCACCCAGCCATAGGAGGGTTCTTGACACATAGTGGTTGGAACTCTACCCTTGAGAGTTTGTGTGGTGGAGTGCCCATGATCTGTTGGCCCTTCTTTGCAGAGCAACATGCCAATTGTAGGTTCTGTTGTAAAGAGTGGGGCATAGGCATGGAGATAGAAGGTGATGTTAAAAGAAATTATGTAGAGGAACTTGTGAGAAAGTTAATGGAAGGAGAGGAGGGCAAAGAGATGAGGAGGAAAGCCTTGGAATGGAAGAAGTTGGCGAAGGAGGCCGCCACTGGTCCAAATGGGTTATCTTTTGTGGGTTTGGACAAATTGGTTAACCAGGTGCTTCTATCTCCGAGGAATTAG
- the LOC117613828 gene encoding 7-deoxyloganetin glucosyltransferase-like has product MSSIALISEKPHAVFVPFPSQGHINPLMQLAKLLHYKGFHITFVNTEYNHKRLLKSGGPDALNGLPTFRFETIPDGLPPNDADATQDLSSLCDSTSKHSLPHFRDLLSKLNSSPDSPRVTCLITDGVMSFTLDAAQELGVPAVFFWTPSACGFMGYVQFHQLIEKGLTPFEDASYFTNGHLNTELDWVPGMRNIRLKDFPTFMRTTEPDDIMLNFLVGETERTKKASAVILNTFHDLEHEVIDALSTLLPPVYSIGPLNLQLKQIPADNELKSIVSNLWIEEPECLQWLDTKEPNSVVYVNFGSIAVTTNEQLIEFAWGLANSKKNFLWVIRPDLVRGESAVVPAEFLEETKDRSLLAHWCPQEQVLSHPAVGGFLTHSGWNSTLESLCGGVPLICWSFCGEQPTNCRYSCREWGVGLEVGDDVNRNYVEELVRKLMEGEEGKKMRKKALAWKKLAEEATTGPNGSSFLDLEQMVNKVLLSSRN; this is encoded by the exons atgagctCAATTGCCTTGATCTCAGAGAAGCCACATGCAGTCTTCGTGCCATTCCCATCTCAAGGTCACATAAACCCTCTCATGCAATTAGCCAAACTCCTCCACTACAAAGGCTTCCACATAACCTTTGTGAACACAGAGTACAACCACAAACGCCTCCTTAAATCTGGAGGTCCCGACGCTCTTAACGGCCTCCCCACGTTTCGATTTGAGACCATTCCCGATGGCCTCCCTCCAAACGATGCCGATGCCACGCAAGACTTATCATCCTTGTGTGATTCCACTAGCAAACACTCCTTGCCTCACTTCAGAGACCTTCTCTCCAAGCTCAATTCTTCGCCCGATTCGCCACGTGTCACTTGCTTAATCACTGATGGTGTTATGAGTTTCACTCTTGATGCAGCTCAGGAACTTGGTGTTCCCGCAGTTTTTTTCTGGACACCTAGTGCTTGTGGTTTCATGGGCTACGTTCAGTTTCATCAACTCATAGAAAAAGGTCTCACTCCTTTTGAAG ATGCCAGTTATTTTACAAACGGGCATTTAAATACTGAGCTAGATTGGGTACCAGGCATGAGGAACATCCGTTTGAAGGACTTCCCAACCTTCATGAGAACCACAGAGCCAGATGATATCATGCTGAATTTTCTGGTGGGTGAAACAGAGAGAACTAAGAAAGCTTCCGCCGTCATTCTGAACACATTTCATGACTTGGAACATGAAGTCATAGACGCACTTTCAACTTTGCTTCCACCTGTTTACTCCATTGGACCCCTAAACCTACAACTCAAACAGATCCCAGCAGATAACGAGTTGAAGTCGATTGTTTCAAACCTATGGATAGAGGAGCCAGAGTGTCTTCAATGGCTCGACACCAAAGAACCCAACTCTGTGGTTTATGTCAACTTTGGAAGCATTGCAGTCACCACAAATGAGCAGCTGATTGAGTTTGCTTGGGGACTTGCAAATAGCAAAAAAAACTTTCTATGGGTGATTAGGCCAGACCTTGTTAGGGGAGAATCAGCTGTGGTTCCGGCAGAGTTTTTGGAAGAGACGAAAGACAGGTCTCTATTGGCACATTGGTGCCCTCAAGAACAAGTCCTGAGCCACCCAGCGGTAGGAGGGTTCTTGACGCACAGTGGATGGAACTCTACACTGGAAAGTTTGTGCGGTGGGGTGCCTCTGATCTGTTGGTCCTTCTGTGGAGAGCAGCCAACCAATTGTAGGTACAGCTGCAGAGAATGGGGCGTAGGGTTGGAGGTAGGGGATGATGTGAACAGAAATTATGTGGAGGAGCTGGTGAGAAAGTTGATGGAGGGAGAGGAGGGCAAAAAGATGAGGAAGAAAGCCTTGGCGTGGAAGAAGTTGGCAGAGGAGGCTACTACTGGTCCAAATGGATCATCCTTTTTGGATTTGGAACAAATGGTTAACAAGGTGCTTCTATCTTCCAGAAATTAg
- the LOC117614250 gene encoding 7-deoxyloganetin glucosyltransferase-like yields the protein MGSNGLIEKPHAVCIPFPAQGHINPMLKLAKLLHYKGFHITFVNTEFNHKRLLKSRGPNALDGLPSFRFETIPDGLPPTDANATQDIPSLCESTRKHSLPYFRDLLSKLNSSTGCPPVSCIVSDGVMSFTLDAAHELGIPEVLFWTTSACGFLAYVHYHRLIEKGLTPLKDANYLTNGYLETQIDWIPGMRGIRLKDIPSFIRTTDRDDLMLDFLVHETERTRKASAVVLNTFHDLEHEALDALSTLLPPIYSIGPLHLQINQIPADSELKEIRSNLWTEEPECLEWLDSKEPNSVVYVNFGSITVMTAEQLIEFAWGLANSNQTFFWVIRPDLVGGDSAVVPPEFVEETKERSLLAHWCPQEQVLSHPAVGGFLTHSGWNSTIESVCAGVPMICWPFFAEQQTNCRYSEKEWGIGMEIENDVKRNYVEGLVRKLMEGEEGKDMRKKALEWKKLAMEATGPNGSSFVALDKMINQVLLSPRN from the exons atggGTTCAAACGGCTTGATAGAGAAGCCACATGCAGTTTGCATACCATTCCCAGCTCAAGGCCACATTAACCCAATGCTGAAACTAGCCAAACTCCTCCACTACAAAGGTTTTCATATAACCTTTGTGAACACAGAGTTCAACCACAAACGCCTCCTTAAATCCAGAGGTCCCAACGCTCTCGATGGCCTTCCCTCCTTTCGATTCGAGACCATTCCCGACGGCCTGCCACCGACTGATGCCAATGCCACCCAAGACATACCATCCTTATGTGAATCCACTAGGAAACACAGCTTGCCTTACTTCAGAGACCTTTTGTCTAAGCTGAACTCTTCGACTGGTTGCCCTCCTGTAAGTTGTATAGTTTCTGATGGTGTCATGAGCTTCACTCTTGATGCAGCCCACGAACTCGGCATCCCAGAAGTGCTTTTCTGGACAACAAGTGCTTGCGGCTTCTTGGCCTATGTACACTACCACCGCCTCATTGAAAAGGGTCTCACTCCTCTCAAAG ATGCCAATTATTTGACGAACGGCTATTTGGAGACGCAGATAGATTGGATACCAGGCATGAGAGGCATCCGACTAAAGGACATCCCCAGCTTCATTAGAACCACAGACCGAGATGATCTCATGCTGGATTTTCTGGTGCATGAAACAGAGCGAACTCGAAAAGCTTCTGCTGTCGTCTTGAACACCTTCCATGACTTGGAACATGAAGCTTTAGATGCACTTTCAACTTTGCTACCACCTATTTACTCCATTGGACCCCTACATTTACAGATTAACCAGATCCCGGCAGATAGCGAGTTGAAGGAGATAAGATCGAACCTATGGACAGAGGAACCAGAGTGTCTAGAATGGCTTGACTCTAAAGAACCTAACTCTGTGGTTTATGTCAACTTTGGAAGCATCACAGTGATGACAGCAGAGCAGCTAATTGAGTTTGCTTGGGGACTTGCAAACAGCAATCAGACCTTCTTTTGGGTGATTCGGCCTGATCTTGTTGGTGGGGATTCAGCTGTGGTTCCACCAGAGTTTGTGGAAGAGACCAAAGAAAGGAGCCTATTGGCACATTGGTGCCCTCAAGAACAAGTCCTGAGCCATCCGGCTGTAGGAGGGTTCTTGACTCACAGTGGTTGGAACTCTACTATTGAAAGTGTGTGTGCTGGAGTGCCCATGATCTGTTGGCCCTTCTTCGCAGAGCAACAAACCAATTGTAGGTACAGTGAGAAAGAGTGGGGCATTGGCATGGAGATTGAGAATGATGTTAAAAGAAACTACGTAGAGGGGCTTGTGAGAAAGTTAATGGAGGGAGAGGAGGGCAAAGATATGAGGAAGAAAGCTCTGGAATGGAAGAAGTTGGCAATGGAGGCCACCGGCCCTAATGGCTCATCATTTGTGGCTTTGGACAAAATGATTAACCAGGTGCTTCTATCTCCAAGAAATTAG